The following proteins are encoded in a genomic region of Neurospora crassa OR74A linkage group VI, whole genome shotgun sequence:
- the pex11 gene encoding peroxisomal biogenesis factor, translating to MVADALVYHPAVSHYLKFVATTVGRDKLLRLLQYFARFYAWYLLRTNKPASAIQPWETMKKQFGLVRKVMRAGKNVEHIKAAAVAADSKNGDPILRYLAVGRQLGYAGYLTFDLGTLLDATGIRKTESAKRLARESQRFWVMGLSCSVIAQAYTLWRLRQREARVDRKEGEGVVEAKRIEVERAASRIQLTSDLCDLTVPLSALAWVNFDDGIVGLAGTLSSLLGIYTQWKKTA from the exons atggTCGCCGACGCCCTCGTCTACCACCCCGCGGTCTCGCACTACCTCAAATTCGTCGCCACCACGGTCGGCCGCGACAAGCTCCTGCGTCTCTTGCAGTACTTTGCCCGCTTCTACGCCTGGTACCTGCTTCGCACCAACAAGCCCGCCTCGGCGATCCAGCCATGGGagacgatgaagaagcaGTTTGGCCTGGTGCGCAAGGTCATGCGCGCGGGCAAGAACGTCGAGCACATCAAGGccgcggcggtggcggccgaCAGCAAGAACGGCGATCCCATTCTGCGGTACCTGGCGGTCGGCCGCCAGCTCGGTTATGCGGGTTATTTGACGTTTGATCTGGGTACCTTGCTGGATGCGACGGGGATTCGCAAGACGGAGAGCGCCAAGAGGCTGGCGAGGGAAAGCCAGAGGTTCTGGGTTATGGGATTGAGCTGCAGTGTGATTGCACAGGCGTACACGCTGTGGAGGTTGAGGCAGAGGGAGGCACGGGTTGATCGcaaggagggcgagggtgTGGTGGAGGCCAAGAGGATTGAGGT CGAGCGCGCCGCCAGCCGCATCCAGCTCACTTCGGACCTTTGCGACTTGACTGTTCCCTTGTCGGCCCTTGCCTGGGTCAACTTCGATGATGGCATCGTCGGTCTTGCTGGTACTCTCAGCTCTCTACTCGGCATTTACACCCAGTGGAAGAAGACTGCTTAG
- a CDS encoding E3 ubiquitin-protein ligase, with protein sequence MFPTFTGSSRKGRNVNLSGQRTSNPFTSTSWGAGSATGASKTVAHAQAERQQRQQERDRLRAAQRIQRTWRGHRVRRTLRDEQRQAIDRLYEAQPVDAGQRSAQALPLVFAAFQAFNVQDRHRLALVTEDLLQTDFSAFSLVFLGWDKLGKLRRILLAALTRCDLGNEQTQVALFLRALDAIRTKTSDFETFGQVLGEWYKVLGRLCQETGLPSSVQELICSLVVAPLDVPHDLDFKHTAYQNLVVSFLTQPGPARCSDLITRLAANIDLDRLSNYIIDLSHKLSKHDPNAVLWLIAHYIAINGAKEQRSSRLLFIKTLESLFPLCSAQIRAGFAVARPKDTGYFAEAEQDGSDVLHPFVRQQLQSLVDKGAIQDLLSAFTATTGETSTSADDDASYLAGFILTLINCFPAFSEDIRMFLYVADISTAQGRIPTAKYFWSATQKTSVFSEIASSQDSTLDFLRRKPSSPAAEAVWHREWKTVLLFLESYIFVLRLMDDDDFFSTLNPHPNFGGPSSRLRLAGMSLSELKRLTQFLKHLSFTMYYNAKELLTNSPWAETPNSNRPRGDGGQASKNDSFLPPAGVDFTTLRDLATTAMKMLYERDSRRPFLPEGHWLMTSKFDMEGFLAAVVLEEQRQHELSNTEDGADSSEDDQQEWSHYAHLERLRQKNRKAARNHLLSAITPKLEILRNMPFAIPFETRVQIFRQFIQLDKQRRRGGDGDPDMWRAHMLRNGFGAQHPLGKHTARIRRGRVFEDAMKQLWELGEGLKEPIQVTFEDEFGMQEAGIDGGGVTKEFLDSVTTEAFTHTELFVTNSKNAYYPNPTLIDRIRNMRVGEPEETQRAVEQVLKMYEFLGRIIGKCMYEGILIDIVFAGFFLLKWATANDTPGGGSNPLASSSSTTAGYRANINDLRELDEELYQGMLSLKNYTGDVQTDLALDFTITDPINSPGEPTRTIIRPLIPHGDSTPVTNENRPLYISYVARHRLVRQPYPQTRAFLRGLGSVIDPSWLSMFNQLELQRLVGGDSSEIDVEDLRRNTHYNGVYQIGLDGEEHPTIQIFWEVMHELKDEERREVLKYVTSTPRAPLLGFGQLRPYFTIRDAGQDEDRLPSASTCVNLLKLPQYRSKGRLKEKLLYAVKSGAGFNLS encoded by the exons GTGTTTGCCGCCTTCCAAGCTTTCAACGTACAAGACCGTCACAGGCTAGCTTTGGTTACCGAAGATCTTCTCCAGACAGACTTCTCTGCCTTTAGCTTGGTATTCTTGGGGTGGGACAAACTGGGCAAACTAAGGCGGATTTTACTTGCTGCTCTGACAAG GTGTGATCTCGGAAACGAGCAGACTCAGGTGGCTCTTTTCCTACGGGCCCTTGATGCGATCAGGACCAAGACGTCGGACTTCGAGACGTTTGGACAAGTTCTGGGAGAGTGGTACAAGGTACTCGGAAGGTTATGCCAGGAGACTGGTTTGCCCTCTTCTGTCCAAGAGCTCATTTGCAGTCTGGTGGTTGCACCGCTTGATGTACCCCACGATTTAG ACTTCAAACATACAGCCTACCAAAACTTGGTTGTTTCTTTTCTGACACAGCCCGGCCCGGCGCGATGCTCGGACCTGATTACGAGACTAGCCGCCAACATAGACCTAGATCGGCTGTCAAATTATATCATTGACCTCTCGCATAAGCTTTCAAAGCATGACCCGAACGCTGTCCTCTGGCTTATCGCACACTACATTGCGATCAATGGGGCGAAGGAACAACGAAGCTCAAGGCTTCTTTTCATCAAGACCCTAGAATCACTCTTCCCTCTGTGCTCAGCCCAGATAAGGGCGGGTTTTGCCGTTGCTCGACCAAAGGACACGGGTTACTTTGCGGAAGCCGAGCAAGATGGATCCGACGTTCTGCATCCCTTTGTGCGACAACAGCTTCAGTCGCTAGTTGATAAAGGAGCCATCCAAGACCTTCTAAGCGCTTTTACCGC AACTACCGGGGAAACCTCTACTTCGGCGGATGACGACGCCAGTTACCTCGCTGGTTTCATCCTGACTTTGATCAACTGCTTTCCTGCTTTTAGCGAGGACATTCGCATGTTCCTCTATGTGGCTGACATCTCCACTGCCCAAGGCCGTATTCCAACGGCCAAGTACTTCTGGAGTGCTACACAAAAGACGTCCGTGTTCTCAGAGATTGCGTCCAGCCAGGACTCCACGCTAGACTTTCTTCGACGCAAACCGTCATCACCAGCTGCCGAGGCGGTGTGGCATCGAGAATGGAAAACTGTTCTTCTGTTCCTTGAATCGTACATCTTCGTTTTGCGGCTCATGGACGACGATGATTTCTTCAGCACTTTAAACCCCCATCCTAACTTCGGCGGCCCTTCCTCTCGACTACGTCTGGCGGGAATGTCGCTGAGCGAACTGAAGCGCTTGACACAATTTCTCAAGCACCTCAGTTTCACAATGTACTACAATGCTAAGGAGCTACTGACAAACAGCCCTTGGGCCGAGACGCCCAACTCGAATCGCCCTAGAGGCGATGGCGGTCAAGCTTCCAAAAATGatagcttccttcctcctgcCGGAGTTGATTTCACTACGCTCAGAGACTTAGCAACGACAGCCATGAAGATGCTTTACGAACGGGACTCGAGACGACCATTTTTGCCCGAAGGCCACTGGCTGATGACATCCAAGTTCGACATGGAAGGGTTCCTTGCGGCTGTGGTTCTTGAAGAGCAGAGACAACACGAGCTGAGCAATACCGAAGATGGTGCCGACAGCTCCGAGGATGATCAACAGGAATGGTCTCACTACGCACATCTTGAGAGGCTCAGGCAGAAGAATAGGAAGGCCGCCCGCAACCACTTATTGTCTGCAATCACCCCGAAGCTTGAGATTCTGCGCAATATGCCTTTTGCTATCCCATTTGAGACGCGCGTTCAAATCTTCCGACAGTTCATCCAACTGGATAAGCAGCGCAGACGTGGAGGAGATGGCGATCCAGACATGTGGAGAGCTCATATGCTACGCAATGGCTTTGGTGCCCAGCACCCCCTGGGTAAACACACGGCTCGGATCCGAAGAGGTCGAGTTTTTGAGGATGCCATGAAACAGCTTTGGGAGTTGGGCGAAGGACTCAAAGAGCCGATCCAGGTTACGTTTGAGGACGAATTTGGAATGCAGGAGGCGGGTatcgatggcggcggcgtcaCCAAAGAGTTCCTTGACAGCGTAACTACAGAGGCATTTACCCACACCGAACTCTTTGTCACGAACAGCAAGAACGCATACTACCCAAATCCCACCCTTATCGATCGGATCAGGAACATGCGGGTAGGAGAACCGGAAGAAACACAGCGTGCTGTAGAACAGGTGCTCAAAATGTACGAATTCCTGGGGCGAATTATCGGCAAATGCATGTACGAGGGGATCCTGATCGACATCGTCTTCGccggcttcttcctcctcaaatGGGCCACCGCCAACGACACCCCAGGCGGCGGTAGCAACCCCCTagcatcatcctcctccaccaccgccggctACCGCGCCAACATCAACGACCTGCGCGAACTCGACGAGGAGCTCTACCAAGGCATGCTAAGCCTCAAAAACTACACGGGCGACGTGCAAACCGACCTAGCTCTCGACTTCACCATTACCGACCCCATCAACTCACCCGGCGAACCCACCCGCACCATCATCCGCCCGCTAATCCCCCACGGCGACTCGACGCCCGTCACCAACGAGAACCGCCCCCTCTACATCTCCTACGTTGCCCGCCACCGCCTCGTCCGCCAACCCTACCCGCAAACGCGCGCTTTCCTGCGCGGTTTAGGCTCCGTCATCGACCCCAGCTGGCTCTCCATGTTCAACCAACTCGAGCTCCAACGCCTCGTCGGCGGCGACAGCTCCGAAATCGACGTTGAAGATCTCCGTCGCAACACGCACTACAACGGGGTGTACCAGATCGGTCTTGATGGGGAGGAGCACCCCACCATTCAGATCTTTTGGGAGGTGATGCATGAGCTGAAGgacgaggagaggagggaggtccTGAAATATGTGACGTCAACGCCGAGAGCGCCGCTGTTGGGGTTTGGTCAGTTGAGGCCCTATTTCACGATCAGGGATGCCGGGCAGGATGAGGACCGGTTGCCGAGTGCGAGTACGTGTGTGAATTTGCTCAAGCTGCCGCAGTATCGGAGTAAGGGGAGACTGAAGGAGAAACTGCTGTATGCGGTGAAGAGTGGGGCTGGGTTTAATTTGAGTTAA
- the csy gene encoding chalcone synthase, whose amino-acid sequence MAASTVAGELGLSITGLGVQYPPYSLGPDAIDILSKRYHPESPAMKKVLAINRYTGIDQRSSIGNPDHPLVNKPNPPTVKELHEVFMSDGVPLAVEASRKAMAEARLVPAQITHMVSTTCTDSANPGYDHYVAKELGLSDRLEKVLLHGIGCSGGLAALRTAANLCLGHTARGKPARILVLALEVSTTMVRSELESIDALQETRIGIALFSDCASAVILSNGIGEAPGKPAIYDLLGWENRVIPDSEHDLGFDVDPMGWKVVLSPRVPVLAKASLQPTYADLLSSLQDQLPSSYQKPADFDWAMHPGGATILSGAESAMGLTPEHMRASYDRYINHGNSSSATIFSVLNRLREKDMDALAPGGKVKEYVVGCAFGPGINVEMCMLKRRMNAPARTTTGLDTPPETDDSEGPGPGSSAGSDDGESIEGGEKEEKFINEALDNVELD is encoded by the exons ATGGCTGCTTCAACTGTTGCCGGGGAGCTGGGGCTCTCCATCACGGGCTTGGGAGTCCAGTATCCTCCATACAGCCTTGGTCCAGACGCTATCGACATTCTCAGCAAGAGATACCACCCAGAGTCCCCAGC CATGAAGAAGGTCCTCGCCATCAACCGATACACGGGCATTGATCAGCGCTCCTCGATAGGAAACCCTGACCACCCGCTCGTGAACAAGCCCAACCCACCTACCGTCAAAGAACTTCATGAGGTCTTCATGTCCGATGGTGTCCCTCTTGCTGTAGAAGCCTCGCGAAAGGCTATGGCCGAAGCGCGGCTAGTACCGGCTCAGATCACACACATGGTCTCGACGACATGCACCGACTCGGCCAACCCGGGCTACGACCATTACGTCGCAAAAGAGCTCGGTCTCAGTGACCGCCTGGAGAAGGTCCTCCTCCACGGCATCGGCTGCAGTGGTGGTCTCGCCGCCCTTCGCACAGCGGCGAATCTCTGTCTGGGCCACACAGCGCGCGGCAAGCCAGCCCGGATTCTGGTCCTCGCGCTCGAAGTCTCCACGACCATGGTCCGCAGCGAGCTAGAAAGCATCGACGCTTTGCAAGAAACGCGCATTGGCATCGCCTTGTTCAGCGACTGCGCTAGCGCCGTGATCCTGTCCAACGGCATCGGCGAGGCACCGGGCAAGCCCGCGATCTACGACCTCTTGGGTTGGGAAAACCGCGTGATCCCGGACTCCGAACACGACCTCGGCTTCGACGTCGACCCAATGGGGTGGAAAGTCGTCTTGTCGCCCCGAGTCCCAGTACTAGCCAAAGCCTCCCTCCAACCAACCTACGCCGACCTCCTATCCTCTCTCCAAGACCAACTCCCTTCGTCGTACCAGAAACCTGCCGATTTCGACTGGGCAATGCACCCCGGCGGCGCCACCATCCTGTCCGGCGCCGAAAGCGCCATGGGTTTGACACCAGAGCACATGCGCGCCTCCTACGACAGGTACATCAACCACGGCAACTCGAGCTCCGCAACCATCTTCAGCGTTCTCAACCGGCTCAGGGAAAAGGACATGGATGCACTGGCGCCCGGCGGCAAAGTAAAGGAGTATGTCGTCGGTTGCGCGTTCGGACCGGGGATCAACGTCGAGATGTGTATGTTGAAGCGGAGAATGAACGCGCCAGcaaggacgacgacgggTTTGGACACACCGCCGGAGACGGATGATAGCGaggggccggggccggggtcGAGTGCGGGGAGTGACGATGGGGAGTCGATAGAAGGgggcgagaaggaggagaagttTATTAATGAGGCGTTGGACAATGTTGAACTGGattga